A window from Sphingobacterium hotanense encodes these proteins:
- a CDS encoding toxin-antitoxin system YwqK family antitoxin: MKIKAILLGSLWLLTLVSIAQIKEFEEYYDNGQIKTSGFKAPDGENTGKWTHYYENGNPYIIRSFVNGKIEGEAYTYFENGNLKSIVNMKNGEMEGQVKTNYENGKLKSVTHMRGGKMQGEGRLYTENGKLKAITHYLDDMQHGELKTYHPNGNVEWVMQYVNNLIEGEAKLYFETGELRSIEKYVGSKLEGDPLVYFKNGMPDTRRVQLRELLVKYLMPSKDINEITEIVVTECEISIFHKMTGETDEHIIKFPTAALKLEDHGEIEYSSDEVIYYRLRDGEYYISSAMKSTRPWFSVKPGGREKVEELMRSLSRDCSPFSL; this comes from the coding sequence ATGAAAATAAAAGCAATTCTACTAGGGTCATTGTGGCTGTTGACGCTCGTATCCATTGCTCAAATTAAAGAGTTTGAGGAATATTACGACAATGGTCAGATAAAAACGTCGGGCTTTAAAGCACCAGATGGAGAAAATACGGGGAAGTGGACTCATTACTATGAAAATGGGAACCCATATATCATTCGAAGCTTTGTAAATGGGAAGATTGAAGGAGAAGCATATACCTATTTCGAGAATGGAAATTTAAAGTCCATCGTTAATATGAAAAATGGTGAAATGGAGGGGCAGGTAAAAACAAATTATGAAAATGGTAAACTGAAATCGGTTACTCATATGAGAGGCGGGAAAATGCAGGGAGAAGGAAGGCTGTATACGGAAAATGGTAAATTGAAAGCGATAACCCATTATTTAGATGATATGCAACACGGTGAGCTGAAAACTTATCACCCAAATGGCAATGTAGAGTGGGTCATGCAATATGTTAATAATCTAATCGAGGGCGAGGCAAAGCTTTATTTTGAAACCGGCGAATTGAGAAGTATAGAAAAGTATGTGGGGAGCAAATTGGAAGGTGATCCTTTGGTTTACTTCAAAAATGGGATGCCAGATACAAGACGCGTACAGTTACGAGAGCTATTAGTGAAATACTTGATGCCCAGTAAGGATATCAATGAAATAACAGAAATTGTAGTAACTGAATGTGAGATTTCAATTTTCCACAAAATGACTGGAGAAACTGATGAGCATATAATTAAATTCCCAACCGCCGCGTTAAAATTGGAAGATCATGGCGAAATTGAGTATTCTTCGGACGAGGTAATCTATTATAGGTTGCGTGATGGTGAATATTATATTTCATCAGCAATGAAGTCAACACGCCCCTGGTTCAGCGTGAAACCCGGTGGAAGAGAAAAGGTTGAAGAACTGATGAGAAGCCTCAGTAGAGATTGTAGCCCATTTTCATTGTAA